Proteins from a genomic interval of Quercus robur chromosome 9, dhQueRobu3.1, whole genome shotgun sequence:
- the LOC126699986 gene encoding berberine bridge enzyme-like D-2 codes for MLKPERNPFSLVLKFYLSLLVPYCLSAAAPTGTDHITSCLTHHNIKNFTTIPGTGHGGIENDQSSTAYYELLNFSLQNLRFVESTIPKPIAIILPETVDQLLHTLICCREGSLEIRVRSGGHSYEGTSYVATDGAPFVIIDMMNLNRVLVDLETETAWVEGGATLGETYYAIAESSKGSHGFSAGSCPTVGVGGHVGGGGFGFLSRKYGLAADNVVDALLIDANGRLLSREDMGEDVFWAIRGGGGGVWGIVYSWKIKLLKVPPTVTAFIVSRPGTKSHVAELVYKWQYVAPYLEDNFYLSCFVGADLPEAVSLGISATFNGFYLGPRSKAISILNQVFPELGIAKEDCKKMTWIESIVFFSGLINDSSVSDMKNRYLEDKGYFKVKSDYVRTPISIMGLRAALDTLDKEPKGHVILDPYGGIMQNISSEYIPFPHRKGNLFSIQYIVTWKEEDNYRSSEYIDWIRGFYDSMAPFVSKGPRAAYVNYMDFDLGVMKLVNASVQTEDAAEVARLWGEKYFLKNYDRLVRAKTLIDPNNVFHNQQGIPPNPPTNFKANI; via the coding sequence ATGTTGAAGCCGGAGAGGAACccattttctttagttttgaaATTCTACCTATCCTTACTTGTTCCTTATTGTTTATCTGCAGCAGCACCCACAGGCACAGACCACATCACTTCTTGTTTGACTCATCATAACATTAAAAACTTCACCACAATCCCTGGCACTGGCCATGGAGGCATAGAAAATGATCAGTCATCAACAGCTTACTATGAGCTCCTCAACTTTTCCCTTCAAAATCTGAGGTTCGTTGAGTCCACGATTCCCAAGCCAATAGCCATTATACTGCCAGAGACTGTGGACCAGCTACTGCACACTTTGATTTGCTGTAGAGAAGGGTCGTTGGAAATTAGAGTAAGGAGCGGTGGACACAGTTATGAAGGGACATCGTACGTTGCCACTGATGGAGCTCCATTTGTCATTATCGACATGATGAATTTGAATCGAGTTTTGGTGGATTTGGAAACTGAAACAGCCTGGGTAGAGGGGGGAGCCACACTTGGTGAGACTTACTATGCCATTGCTGAGTCAAGCAAAGGTAGTCATGGATTCTCAGCTGGGTCATGCCCCACCGTAGGGGTTGGTGGGCATGTTGGAGGTGGTGGATTTGGCTTTTTGTCCAGGAAATATGGACTTGCAGCTGATAATGTAGTGGATGCACTTCTTATTGATGCTAATGGAAGGTTGTTATCCCGGGAAGATATGGGAGAGGATGTGTTTTGGGCAATTAgaggaggtggtggtggagtTTGGGGGATTGTGTATTCTTGGAAAATCAAATTGTTGAAAGTGCCACCAACTGTGACTGCTTTCATAGTCTCTAGACCAGGCACCAAAAGCCATGTAGCAGAGTTAGTATACAAGTGGCAATACGTTGCACCCTACTTAGAAGATAACTTCTATTTGTCATGCTTTGTCGGTGCTGATCTGCCAGAAGCTGTAAGTCTAGGAATATCAGCTACGTTTAATGGGTTTTATCTGGGTCCTAGGAGCAAAGCCATATCCATTCTAAACCAGGTGTTTCCTGAGTTGGGTATTGCAAAAGAAGATTGCAAGAAAATGACTTGGATTGAATCAATTGTATTCTTCTCTGGCCTAATCAATGACAGCTCAGTCTCAGACATGAAAAATAGGTATCTGGAAGACAAGGGATATTTCAAGGTCAAATCTGACTATGTGAGAACTCCAATTTCTATTATGGGCTTAAGGGCTGCCCTGGACACACTTGACAAGGAGCCCAAGGGTCATGTCATCTTAGACCCTTATGGTGGGATTATGCAAAATATAAGCAGTGAATACATCCCTTTTCCACATAGAAAAGGCAATCTTTTTTCCATTCAGTATATAGTGACttggaaagaagaagataattacAGAAGCAGCGAGTACATAGATTGGATAAGAGGATTTTATGATTCAATGGCACCATTTGTTTCAAAGGGTCCCAGGGCTGCTTATGTTAATTACATGGACTTTGACCTTGGCGTGATGAAATTGGTTAATGCTAGTGTTCAAACAGAGGATGCTGCAGAGGTTGCCAGGCTATGGGGAGAAAAGTACTTCTTGAAAAATTACGATAGACTAGTTAGAGCCAAGACACTTATTGATCCAAATAATGTCTTCCATAATCAACAAGGTATTCCTCCAAATCCCCCAACCAATTTCAAAGCAAATATATAA